The DNA sequence TGTCTGTCTGCAAGAGAGGGCTCAAGGTAGAAGTATCCCCAGACcccactcctaaccttaacccagctcccactcctaaccttaacccagctcccactcctaaccttaacccagctcccactcctaaccttaacccagctcccactcctaaccttaacccagctcccactcctaaccttaacccagctcccactcctaaccttaaaccagctcccactcctaaccttaacccagctcccactcctaaccttaacccagctcccactcctaaccttaacccagcgcccactcctaaccttaacccagcgcccactcctaaccttaacccagcgcccactcctaaccttaacccagctcccactcctaaccttaacccagctCCCACTCCTAACCTCAAACCAGCTCccagtcctaaccttaacccagctCCCACTCCTTACCTTAACCCAGCTcccactcctaaccttaacccagctcccactcctaaccttaacccagctcccactcctaaccttaaccaattgATGAACGATAACATTGACCATGAATGGGTGGTTAGGAACAACTTCTACCTACAGGTAACTTCCAAAGaatggaaacaccaacataaagtgttttAAAGGCCACCATGAgaacttcaatgcaccttggcatagattatacaagtgtctggaactattggagggatgcgacaccatttcacgagaaattccatcatttggtgttttgttgattgtggtggaaaatgctgtcaaGCGcctctccagaatctcccattagTGTAAATCAAATAAGTActagaatgaatctagtactgaaagcacaagctacagctagctagcactgcagtgcattcaatgtggtcagtagttgactcaaatagagagaaagacaatagttttgaacaaattaatttctttaaaaattaaggagaagcggCAGAGAGAGCGATagctatattttgtatttttttccacttagctagctaatttagcctactcaaacaccggGCTCAAAGATAGGAATgctatttatgttagctagctggctaaggctatccaacataGGAACTCATCCAAGTCAAGATAAGCTTttggttgtattaatttattgccaccagggcccgccggtgtaactgctaaacttctTGTTggacactgtactgcatgattgtagcgggtttactaacatgTTAGCTCTTGTAGCTATGTTGCCTACgatgttagctaatatggtaACATATGGTATGAAGGTTTAGCTTGGAAAGATTTTTCCGCCTGGCCACAGACAGCTGACGGGTTGTGCACTGAAGtgcacaagcgaagggaaaaggtgagaggaggagaacgtgttgatgcgagaaggaattatacaacaacAAGCAAGTGATgttgctgtttgtatgtggctgctataaAGGTGAactgtgtgatcaggggtgtattaattccgccgattctgttgaaaaacatttcttaaatggaagaaaacgGAATGAAATGAGGATAAAGCTActggaatttgtccaatagaaactcttgttggCAACTGTTTGGACGAATGATTCCCCCcttatcagctagatgcaggaaaGAGCgcgcaaggtggtattgaatgtgtcactgtctgtcaccttgattactccaatttgtcTATCAACCTGTGCATCTAAATTGTAcattttcattcataggctaggatgtagcaacctcatgatgggtatagggaaaatgtgagtTATGTAGGCTAGTAGCCTAAAgttattgctgttacattgagctgggtgaatagaatatgaatgacagtcatccaatatactgtaatataaataagtCCAATAAATTGTCCTCCCTAATCATAAATGGCCCCGACTGCCACTGATGTAAATATTATATTACTGTCTATTAATGGCACCTAGAAGCAGATATAGCATAGCACAGATATAGCATAGCTCAGATATAGCATAGAACAGATATAGCATAGCTCAGATATAGCATAGCACAGATATAGCATAGCGCAGATATAGCACAGCACAGATATAGCATAGCTCAGATATAGCATAGAACAGATATAGCATAGCTCAGATATAGCATAGAACAGATATAGCATAGCTCAGATCTAGTATAGAACAGATATAGCATAGCTCAGGTATAGCATAGAACAGATATAGCATAGCTCAGATATAGCATAGCTCAGATATAGCATAGCTCAGATATAGCATAGCACAGATATAGCATAGCTCAGATATAGCATAGAACAGATATAGCATAGCTTAGATATAGCATAGCTCAGATATAGCATAGAACAGATATAGCATAGCTCagatatagaatagaacagataTAGCATAGCTCAGATCTAGTATAGAACAGATATAGCATAGAACAGATATAGCATAGCTCAGATATAGCATAGAACAGATATAGCATAGCTCAGATATAGCATAGCTCAGATATAGCATAGAACAGATATAGCATAGCTCAGATATAGCATAGAACAGATATAGCATAGCTCAGATCTAGTATAGAACAGATATAGCATAGCTCAGATATAGCATAGCTCAGATATAGCATAGAACAGATATAGCATAGCTCAGATATAGCACAGCACAGATAAAGACAGTGGCTGGAAGCCTTGCTGCACCAGATATCCTCGACACACTCATAAAGCTGTCTGTAATCTGAATTAGTCTAAGCTGCCTTGGAGCGAACCCACACCCTGATGGAGGGGTTTAATGCCAACATTCATGAATCCAAAATGGTGTATTTTTCTCTTTTGGatcccaccaccactatcagcgACCCCAGGTTATTTCCATGAGCCAGACCTAATTAAGGCTAACCACAGGGCTTTTCCCATTACTGAGCCTAACCAAACTGCACTAAGCTGGGTTGTGTACACATCCAACATTCTGTAGTTGCAGGAACCATGCTAACAATGCAATGTGCAAAGACAATATTTCAGCCAGTCAGTTTGGTTTGGGTGGACATGATAGTGTGAACAGAGTGAAAGGGTTGTGTAGGGTCTGTGTTGTTATGTTAGCCAACACAGTTTGGTTTGGGTGGGCATGATAGTGTGAACAGAGTGAAAGGGTTGTGTAGGGTCTGTGTTGTTATGTTAGCCAACACAGTTTGGTTTGGGTGGGCATGATAGTGTGAACAGAGTGAAAGGGTTGTGTAGGGTCTGTGTTGTTATGTTAGCCAACACAGTTTGGTTTGGGTGGGCATGATAGTGTGAACAGAGTGAAAGGGTTGTGTAGGGTCTGTGTTGTTATGTTAGCCAACACAGTTTGGTTTGGGTGGACATGATAGTGTGAACAGGGTGAAAGGGTTGTGTAGGGTCTGTGTTGTATGTTAGCCAACACAGTTTGGTTTGGGTGGGCATGATAGTGTGAACAGAGTGAAAGGGTTGTGTAGGGTCTGTGTTGTTATGTTAGCCAACACAGTTTGGTTTGGGTGGGCATGATAGTGTGAACAGAGTGAAAGGGTTGTGTAGGGTCTGTGTTGTTATGTTAGCCAGTCAGTTTGGTTTGGGTGTGCATGATAGTGTGAACAGGGTGAAAGGGTTGTGTAGGGTCTGTGTTGTTATGTTAGTCAACACAGTTTGGTTTGGGTGTGCATGATAGTGTGAACAGGGTGAAAGGGTTGTGTAGGGTCTGTGTTGTTATGTTAGCCAACACAGTTTGGTTTGGGTGTGCATGATAGTGTGAACAGGGTGAAAGGGTTGTGTAGGGTCTGTGTTGTTATGTTAGCCAACACAGTTTGGTTTGGGTGTGCATGATAGTGTGAACAGGGTGAAAGGGTTGTGTAGGGTCTGTGTTGTTATGTTAGCCAACACAGTTTGGTTTGGGTGGACATGATAGTGTGAACAGAGTGAAAGGGTTGTGTAGGGTCTGTGTTGTTATGTTAGCCAACACAGTTTGGTTTGGGTGGACATGATAGTGTGAACAGGGTGAAAGGGTTGTGTAGGGTCTGTGTTGTTATGTTAGCCAACACAGTTTGGTTTGGGTGGGCATGATAGTGTGAACAGAGTGAAAGGGTTGTGTAGGGTCTGTGTTGTTATGTTAGCCAACACAGTTTGGTTTGGGTGGACATGATAGTGTGAACAGGGTGAAAGGGTTGTGTAGGGTCTGTGTTGTTATGTTAGCCAACACAGTTTGGTTTGGGTGGGCATGATAGTGTGAACAGGGTGAAAGGGTTGTGTAGGGTCTGTGTTGTTATGTTAGCCAACACAGTTTGGTTTGGGTGGACATGATAGTGTGAACAGGGTGAAAGGGTTGTGTAGGGTCTGTGTTGTTATGTTAGCCAACACAGTTTGGTTTGGGTGGACATGATAGTGTGAACAGAGTGAAAGGGTTGTGTAGGGTCTGTGTTGTTATGTTAGCCAACACAGTTTGGTTTGGGTGGACATGATAGTGTGAACAGGGTGAAAGGGTTGTGTAGGGTCTGTGTTGTTATGTTAGCCAACACAGTTTGGTTTGGGTGGGCATGATAGTGTGAACAGAGTGAAAGGGTTGTGTAGGGTCTGTGTTGTTATGTTAGCCAACACAGTTTGGTTTGGGTGGACATGATAGTGTGAACAGGGTGAAAGGGTTGTGTAGGGTCTGTGTTGTTATGTTAGCCAACACAGTTTGGTTTGGGTGGGCATGATAGTGTGAACAGGGTGAAAGGGTTGTGTAGGGTCTGTGTTGTTATGTTAGCCAACACAGTTTGGTTTGGGTGGACATGATAGTGTGAACAGGGTGAAAGGGTTGTGTAGGGTCTGTGTTGTTATGTTAGCCAACACAGTTTGGTTTGGGTGGGCATGATAGTGTGAACAGAGTGAAAGGGTTGTGTAGGGTCTGTGTTGtatttgtgtggttgtgtgtgttagagtgacGCGTGGTGATGGTTTAAAATGAATGCAGTGCTATTGACTGTATGAGGCAGATAGGGAAGTATGTCTGAAAGGTCAGTGTGTGATGTGTCGTGAAGGGAACGGACAGATGTTGTTGACTGTTACTAGGCTGGTTTAAAAACAGGCTGGTGTgtcagtgtgaatgtgtgtgtgtgtgtttgtgagtttaGATACAGCCTTACATACTGATCCTACAGTGTGTTCGTTGTCTCTTTAGAGACTTATGAGGGATCGTCTTGTGtgtatttgttttgtttatgtgtgtttgttttgttaggatgggataggataggatgggatagggtaggatgggataggataggataggataggatgggataggataggatgggataggataggttaggatgggataggataggataggatgggataggataggatgggataggataggttaggatgggataggataggatgggatagggtaggatgggataggataggataggataggataggatgggatagggtagGATGGGATAGGGTAGGATGGGATAGGGTAGGATGGGACGGGATAGGGTAGATAAGGATAAAATGGGATTGGATAGGATGGGGTAGGGTAGGATGGGATAGggtaggatgggataggatgggatgggatagggtaggatgggatagggtcggatgggatagggtaggatgggataggataggatgggatagggtagGATGGGATAGGGTAGGATGGGATAGGGTAGGATGGGATGGGGTAGGATAGGATAGggtaggatgggataggataggatgggatagggtagGATGGGATAGGGTAGGATGGGATAGGGTAGGATGGGACGGGATAGGGTAGATAAGGATAAAATGGGATTGGATAGGATGGGGTAGGGTAGGATGGGATAGGGTAGGATGGGATAGGGTAGGATGGGATAGGGTAGGATGGGACAGGATAGGGTAGATAAGGATAAAATGGGATTGGATAGGATGGGGTAGggtaggatgggataggataggatgggatagggtagGATGGGATAGGGTAGGATGGGACGGGATAGGGTAGATAAGGATAAAATGGGATTGGATAAGATGGGGTAGGGTAGGATGAGataggatgggataggaggatgggatgggatgggatagggtaggataggaggatgggatgggatagggtaggatgagataggatgggatagggtaggatgagataggatgggataggaggatgggatgggatagggtaggatgggataggaggatgggatgggatgggatagggTAGGATGAGATAGGATAGGATGGAAAGGGATAGGGAAGATTAGGATAAAATGGGATTGgagaggatgggatgggataggatagaatgagataggatagaatgggataggatgggatgggataggatagaatgggataggatgggataggatgggataggatagaatgggataggatgggatgggataggatagaatgggataggatagaatgggatgggataggatagaatgggataggatgggatgggataggatagaatgggataggatagaatgggataggatagaatgggataggatgggatgggataggatagaatgggataggatagaatgggataggatagaatgggataggatagaataggatagaatgggatgggatagaatgggataggatagaatgggataggatgggataggatagaatgggatgggataggatagaatgggataggatgggatgggataggatagaatgggataggatagaataggatagaatgggatgggataggatagaatgggataggatagaatgggataggatgggatgggataggatagaatgggataggatagaatgggataggatagaataggatagaatgggatgggatagaatgggataggatagaatgggataggatgggatgggatgggatagaatgggataggataggatagaatgggataggatgggatgggataggatagaatgagataggataggatagaatgggataggatgggatgggataggatagaataggataggatagaatgggataggatagaataggatagaatgggataggatagaatgggataggatgggataggatagaatgggatgggataggatgggataggatggatgggataggatagaatgggataggatagaataggatagaatgggatgggataggatagaatgggataggatgggatgggataggatagaatgggataggataggatagaatgggataggatagaatgggataggatgggatgggataggatagaatgggataggatagaatgggataggatagaatgggatgggatagaatgggataggatgggataggatagaatgggatgggatagaatgggatagaatgggataggatagaatgggatgggataggatagaatgggataggatgggataggatagaatgggataggatagaataggatagaatgggatgggataggatagaatgggataggataggatgggatgggataggatagaatgggataggatagaatgggataggatagaatgggataggatgggatgggatgggataggatagaatgggataggatagaatgggataggatagaatgggataggatagaataggatagaatggtatgggatagaatgggataggatagaatgggataggatgggatagaatgggataggataggatagaatgggatgGGATAGAATGGGATgggatagaatgggataggatagaatgggatgGGATAGAATGGGATgggatagaatgggataggatagaatgggatgggatagaatgggataggatagaatgggataggatagaatgggataggatagaatgggataggatgggataggatagaatgggataggatagaatgggatgggataggatagaatgggatagggAGTTAATGTGATGGAGAAACAGACAGTCACTGTGAGGTGATATTGATTTCCTCAGTTGCCCTACTCTGGCTGTCAGTGCTTTCTGAAGATCTtcactttaattgtgtgtgtgtgttttacctatGCAATATGCCTCGTCTCAGTGTCTTACctaaacaacatgatgctgtcagcTCCTCTGTCTGGACAGGAGGATCCCTGTTCTTCTATTCCTGATATATATATGATcctgtggaggctggtgggaggagctacaggaggctcattgtaatggctggaatggaggcaatagaacggagtcaaacacatccaacatatagaaaccacgtgcttctacacctgtattgctgctgtttggggtttaggctgcgtttctgtacagcactttgtgacatcggctgatgtaactACATTTGATATGAAATTTGATTgatgtttgactctgttccattaattccattctaGCCATTACATTGAGCCTGAccttctatagctcctcccaccagcctccactgatatgaTTCTACATGCCTTCCCGTGTCCGCTCAGACAGTGAGCAGTGTTTTCTCTGAGTATGACTCTGTCTGTGgatacagtctgtgtgtgtctatatgcatttgtgtgggtgtgtgtgcatgcatgcattggTGTAGTCAGTGTATGTATGTTGAAGCTATCAGTGTGTGATGTTGGTAAGGAGCCTCTAGGCTGTGTGTTGACCTCTGGCCATTTacaggatggaaggagagaatCACTGTGCTCCTGTTGTTGCGGATACAGgaagtgtgggtgtgggtgtgtgtgccgTTGGATAACGCTTCCATGTACATACACTGTCACTCACACAGTGATCACTTGTTTCATAAAAAAACACAGCCAGATTTACAGTAGACGATTTACTTGTCACATTTTGTTTCACTTGTCACATTTTGATCCAGAAATGActgtttctctaccctctctcctccctcctcctcttagAGATGGCGTtcttccctgtcctcctcctcctcctctccgtgGTCCAGCGTGGTTCCTCCCAGGACCCTGATGAGGACACGTTGGCAGTGCCCCGGGGGTGTGGCTGGGGCCTGGTGCGCCCCTACACCCTCCTCTGCGACCTGGACTCTGTTTGGGGCGTGGCGGTCGAATCTGCAGCGGCCGGCGGCGCCCTGGCTGCCATTTTACTGGGCCTGATCATCCTCTGCAGACTACATCATGTGAGCGAGGCGGAGAAGCGCAGCGGCGTGGGACCCATTCTCCTCCTGCTCCTGGGCATCCTGGGCCTGTTCGGCCTCAGTTTCGCCTACCTCATTGAGCGTGACGAACAGCTGTGTCTTCTGCGCCGTGCCCTCTGGGGCCTGCTCTTTGCCCTGTGCTTCTCCTGTCTGCTGGTGCAGGGTGTGCGGCTCCGGAGGTTGGGCAGCGAGCGCCGGAGCCCGGGGGGCTGCACTCTGACCGGCCTGGCACTGGGGCTGAGCGCCGTTCAAGGGATCATCGCCGCCGAGTGGCTCCTGCTCACGGTGCTCAGGGAGGGCAGAGCGGCCTGCCAGTACCTGCCTCTGGACTTCTCCTTAGCCTGTAGCTATGTGCTTGCGCTACTGCTAGCCGCGCTGGGGGCGGCCTCCTTCGCTCTCTGTGGGAAGACCCGGCAGTGGCGCTGTAACGCGGTCTGGCTCCTCTCCGCCTGTCTGTTGTCCCTCCTCCTCTGGGTTGCCTGGGTGGGCTTCTATCTCTACGGTAACGCCTGGCTGGGGCGGTCCCCGGACTGGGACGATCCAGCATTGGCGATAGCACTGGTGGCACAGGGTTGGCTCCTCCTTCTGTTCCACGCCGTGCCCGAGGCACACTCCTGTCTCTGCTCCCCGCCACAACCCTCTGCCCCTGACTATTTTGACACGTCCCAGGCTCCGTCCCGCATGAGGGAGACCAGCTTCGACGAGGACATCCCCCTCTCACACAGGCAGTTTCCAGAGAACCAGGGCTACGGCTTTGACGAAAACACTGCAGGTAACAAGAGACTGACTTTCAAAATGTAAAATTCATGCTTTCAAGCTCAGTACAGCGCTAGTGAGGTTTTAcatgcatgtttctgtgtatgggGTTGGATGTAGGACATAGTGACATAGTGATATTACCATACTGGGTTAAAAAGAGCAGTGGTTCTTGTCGTGGTACAAACAGTACCTGTACAGCATGTGTGTTAAAAGTGTGTGTTAAAAGTACAGATTAGTCATCTGTTCCTGTGTCGATCTTAATGtagaatggatgaatgaatgtgTTTGCAGAAGAGAATAAGAGAATATCGTTGTTCCTCTGCTGTGCCAGGTCTGAGGAGTGCAGGTCATCATAATGGTAACACAGCGCCCAGACCCAGTGCCCCCTTCCGCAGCAACGTGTACCAGCCCACTGAGATGACCATGATCCTGAATGGGGGAGCGGTGAGTTCTCATATTGTACGTTTACACATCCGACCACGCTGCACATCCATTCACAACCTCTATTCAAACTCGGATTATGATCCTGAGCAAGAAAGCAGTGTAGACACTTACACATATATAGAAACATACTCTCACTCACCTGGgcagtgagcacacacacatttacacccACGTTTACACCCCTGTCACACGCTACCATTCACAGGTATACAAACTCAAATGATTATTCTGcgcaagaatgtgtgtgtgtgcgtgtgtgcgtatgtgtgtgcgtgcgtgcgtgcgtgtgtgtgcgtgcgtgcgtgtgtgtgtgcgtgaatgaGGGAGTGGGTTCCCTGGGCTGCAGACTAGAGCCATCTCTCCAGTGTGAG is a window from the Oncorhynchus kisutch isolate 150728-3 unplaced genomic scaffold, Okis_V2 Okis06b-Okis10b_hom, whole genome shotgun sequence genome containing:
- the LOC109877036 gene encoding G-protein coupled receptor family C group 5 member B isoform X1; translated protein: MAFFPVLLLLLSVVQRGSSQDPDEDTLAVPRGCGWGLVRPYTLLCDLDSVWGVAVESAAAGGALAAILLGLIILCRLHHVSEAEKRSGVGPILLLLLGILGLFGLSFAYLIERDEQLCLLRRALWGLLFALCFSCLLVQGVRLRRLGSERRSPGGCTLTGLALGLSAVQGIIAAEWLLLTVLREGRAACQYLPLDFSLACSYVLALLLAALGAASFALCGKTRQWRCNAVWLLSACLLSLLLWVAWVGFYLYGNAWLGRSPDWDDPALAIALVAQGWLLLLFHAVPEAHSCLCSPPQPSAPDYFDTSQAPSRMRETSFDEDIPLSHRQFPENQGYGFDENTAGLRSAGHHNGNTAPRPSAPFRSNVYQPTEMTMILNGGAVSSHIVPSAPPTYTGRQLW
- the LOC109877036 gene encoding G-protein coupled receptor family C group 5 member B isoform X2; amino-acid sequence: MAFFPVLLLLLSVVQRGSSQDPDEDTLAVPRGCGWGLVRPYTLLCDLDSVWGVAVESAAAGGALAAILLGLIILCRLHHVSEAEKRSGVGPILLLLLGILGLFGLSFAYLIERDEQLCLLRRALWGLLFALCFSCLLVQGVRLRRLGSERRSPGGCTLTGLALGLSAVQGIIAAEWLLLTVLREGRAACQYLPLDFSLACSYVLALLLAALGAASFALCGKTRQWRCNAVWLLSACLLSLLLWVAWVGFYLYGNAWLGRSPDWDDPALAIALVAQGWLLLLFHAVPEAHSCLCSPPQPSAPDYFDTSQAPSRMRETSFDEDIPLSHRQFPENQGYGFDENTAGLRSAGHHNGNTAPRPSAPFRSNVYQPTEMTMILNGGAVPSAPPTYTGRQLW